The following are encoded in a window of Impatiens glandulifera chromosome 5, dImpGla2.1, whole genome shotgun sequence genomic DNA:
- the LOC124938339 gene encoding receptor-like serine/threonine-protein kinase ALE2, whose protein sequence is MKKLKWVLLKELFVLCYLLHIAASDLPVKLLEANLESPTTTLLTYSASTDVHLSPKRLLFHKPRLRSYSPEAAPSTVITPSQPPNYGPFVTSGHPPSSSRLSKPSMKKSALMPPTHSTGITLPGVADISPSQSNLSTSIPAGLAQPPLTPHTDCCGPDMVLKRGSQDCHCVYPIKIDLLLLNVSSNPNWNIFLQEFASKLGLRVSQIELINFYVISLSALNISMDVTPHTGISFSSSGASAINSSLSIHKIHLDPALVGEYKLLNLTWFKPPALSNAPFSASKTPERAPSLLPSTPRPIVTSNKGKHQNLILFVLVSAGVMIMVLASIITMCSCISHRQNHKGSTKETGASKNEIQEIKLHIVDAVPATGSIRHPASTRFLAYEELKEATNNFDSACILGEGGFGKVFKGVLSDGTAVAIKRLSCGGQQGDKEFLVEIDLLSRLHHRNLVKLVGYYSSRDSSQNLLCYELVSNGNLEAWLHGPLGMNSPLDWDTRMKIALDAARGLAYLHEDSQPCVIHRDFKASNILIENDFHAKVADFGLAKQGPEGRENYLSTRVMGTFGYVAPEYAMTGHLLVKSDVYSYGVVLLELLTGRKPVEMSQPSGQENLVAWARPIMRDKDRVEELADERLEGKYPKEDLMRACTIAAACVASEASQRPTMGEVVQSLKMVQRFTEYQESSIVTNSRPNNNNNNKQSSTTFESDGTSSVFSSGPYSVLSAFDNDNLSRPALFSEDLHEGR, encoded by the exons ATGAAAAAGCTCAAGTGGGTATTGCTGAAGGAACTGTTTGTTTTATGTTACTTGCTGCATATAGCTGCTTCTGATTTGCCTGTCAAACTTTTGGAAGCTAACTTGGAATCTCCAACAACAACACTTTTAACTTACTCTGCATCTACTGATGTGCACCTCTCACCTAAACGTCTTTTGTTTCATAAACCACGCCTGAGAAGTTATTCTCCTGAAGCTGCACCAAGTACTGTTATAACACCATCTCAGCCTCCAAATTATGGCCCATTTGTAACTTCTGGCCATCCTCCTTCAAGCTCTCGCTTGTCAAAGCCGTCAATGAAGAAGAGTGCTTTGATGCCTCCTACTCACAGTACTGGTATCACGCTGCCTGGCGTGGCAGATATTTCCCCATCACAATCCAATCTGTCCACTTCTATTCCTGCTGGTTTGGCTCAGCCACCGCTGACTCCTCACACAG ACTGTTGCGGCCCAGACATGGTGCTGAAAAGGGGAAGTCAAGACTGCCATTGTGTATATCCAATTAAGATAGATCTTCTCCTTTTGAACGTCTCATCCAATCCAAACTGGaatatttttcttcaagaatttgCTTCTAAACTTGGTTTGCGGGTTTCTCAGATTGAGTTGATCAATTTTTATGTGATCAGTTTATCAGCGCTTAATatttcaatggatgttacaCCACATACTGGAATCAGTTTCTCTTCCAGTGGAGCATCTGCAATAAATTCATCGCTCTCTATACACAAGATCCATCTAGATCCTGCATTAGTTGGTGAATACAAACTTCTAAACCTAACCTGGTTTAAGCCTCCTGCTCTGTCCAATG CTCCTTTTTCTGCCTCAAAAACACCAGAACGAGCACCTTCACTCTTACCTTCAACTCCTAGGCCAATTGTTACTTCCAACAAAGGGAAACATCAAAATCTGATTCTTTTTGTTTTAGTTAGTGCTGGAGTCATGATTATGGTCCTTGCTTCTATCATCACTATGTGTTCATGCATCTCTCATCGACAAAATCATAAAGGATCTACCAAGGAGACTGGTGCAAGCAAAAATGAAATACAAG AAATCAAGCTGCACATTGTAGATGCAGTTCCAGCCACGGGATCTATTCGACATCCTGCCAGCACAAGGTTTCTTGCTTACGAGGAACTTAAAGAAGCGACGAATAACTTTGACTCTGCTTGCATACTTGGGGAGGGTGGTTTTGGTAAAGTTTTCAAGGGTGTTTTAAGTGATGGTACAGCTGTAGCAATAAAAAGACTTAGTTGTGGAGGCCAACAAGGTGATAAAGAATTCTTGGTTGAGATAGATTTGCTTAGTCGTTTACATCACCGCAACCTTGTCAAACTTGTGGGATATTATAGCAGTCGCGACTCTTCACAAAACCTTCTTTGCTATGAGCTTGTTTCTAATGGAAACTTGGAGGCTTGGCTTCATG GTCCACTGGGAATGAATTCCCCACTAGATTGGGATACTAGAATGAAGATTGCTCTTGATGCTGCTAGAGGACTTGCCTACCTGCATGAGGACTCCCAACCATGTGTTATCCACAGAGATTTCAAGGCATCCAATATATTGATTGAGAACGATTTCCATGCTAAAGTAGCTGATTTTGGCCTTGCTAAACAAGGCCCTGAAGGGAGGGAAAATTACCTGTCTACTCGAGTTATGGGAACATTTGG GTATGTAGCTCCAGAATATGCCATGACCGGGCATCTGCTTGTGAAAAGCGATGTCTATAGTTATGGAGTTGTCTTGTTGGAGTTGCTGACTGGAAGGAAGCCAGTAGAAATGTCTCAACCATCTGGGCAGGAGAATCTTGTGGCATGG GCAAGGCCAATAATGAGGGACAAAGATAGGGTGGAGGAACTTGCAGACGAAAGATTGGAAGGGAAGTATCCGAAGGAAGACTTAATGAGGGCTTGTACAATAGCTGCAGCTTGTGTAGCCTCGGAAGCAAGCCAACGACCTACAATGGGAGAAGTAGTGCAGTCCCTAAAGATGGTTCAACGTTTCACCGAATACCAAGAATCTTCTATTGTGACAAATTCCAGAcctaacaacaacaacaacaacaagcaGTCATCTACTACTTTTGAGTCTGATGGAACATCTTCCGTATTTTCATCTGGTCCTTACTCAGTTCTTAGTGCCTTTGACAATGATAATCTCTCCCGACCTGCACTATTTTCTGAAGATCTTCATGAAGGACGGTGA
- the LOC124937858 gene encoding transcriptional regulator ATRX homolog: MEVFGNPRLETYGATTVRKKRSLISRRPRLDQSLPFLESRSPSDDAISDGNSSDDTIGRKEINLNQNGFGDHAKRHSEGVLAPANWKSLSKTNPGQSVGNLDIDGITDRVKKVKLKVCGISRTIQSKSIAEDLTGHGSSSARSRQKSLYQDDSNGRGGDQSDDPVRKSKRVPKRRVLDGAFEEEEEDDEIGYLEKLKISKAAFAKKSLEEDSSSKKLHPISRVYKNGKNVDVKKKARSNDTDYEDEKEEEDDDLAISDGKKARKQKKEQTELITESKREPALTTRQRALLSSSGPTIEFPNGLPPAPSRKQKEKLSEVEQQLKKAEAAKKRKLQVEKAARESEAEAIKKILGQDSSRKKREDKVKKRQEELAQEKAANALKHASSTVRWVIGPNGTTVTFPEEMGLPSLFDPKPKGYPPPRETCAGPSCSNPYKYRHSKSKLPLCSLKCYKAVDSIETKVEEDDGKDKLAAETAEANQPGI; the protein is encoded by the exons ATGGAAGTGTTTGGAAACCCTAGATTAGAGACTTATGGTGCCACCACGGTGAGAAAGAAGAGGAGCCTGATTTCCAGAAGGCCTAGACTTGATCAGTCACTTCCGTTCCTTGAAAGCCGTTCACCCTCAGATGATGCGATCAGTGATGGAAATAGTAGCGATGATACCATTGGGAGGAAGGAGATCAATCTTAATCAAAATGGTTTTGGTGATCATGCTAAACGTCACAGTGAAGGCGTACTTGCTCCTGCTAATTGGAAAAGCTTAAGCAAGACTAATCCAGGGCAGTCTGTTGGAAATTTGGATATTGATGGAATTACTGACAGGGTTAAGAAGGTGAAACTAAAAGTTTGTGGTATCTCAAGAACCATTCAGTCGAAGTCCATTGCAGAGGATTTAACAGGTCATGGCTCTTCTTCTGCAAGATCCCGCCAGAAGTCGCTTTACCAG GATGATTCTAATGGTCGCGGAGGGGACCAGTCAGACGATCCTGTACGTAAGAGCAAGAGGGTGCCAAAGAGGCGTGTACTGGATGGAGCATttgaggaggaagaagaagatgatgagatAGGATATCTTGAAAAGCTCAAGATTTCCAAGGCTGCTTTTGCAAAGAAGAGTTTGGAAGAAGACTCTTCTAGTAAGAAACTTCATCCAATTTCTAGGGTTTATAAGAATGGTAAAAATGTTGATGTAAAGAAGAAGGCAAGATCTAACGACACAGATTATGAGgatgagaaagaagaagaagacgatgatCTGGCGATCTCTGATGGTAAGAAGGCGAGGAAACAAAAGAAGGAACAAACTGAGCTGATAACTGAAAGTAAGAGGGAACCCGCCCTTACGACCCGCCAACGTGCCCTTTTATCTTCGTCTGGCCCAACTATAGAATTCCCTAATGGACTACCACCTGCCCCTTCGCGAA AGCAAAAGGAGAAACTTTCCGAAGTGGAGCAACAACTGAAGAAAGCTGAGGCTGCTAAAAAACGTAAATTGCAAGTTGAAAAAGCAGCACGAGAGTCTGAG GCGGAGGCAATTAAGAAAATACTAGGTCAGGATTCGAGTAGGAAGAAACGAGAAGATAAAGTGAAGAAGCGTCAGGAAGAATTGGCACAG GAAAAGGCTGCAAATGCTTTGAAGCATGCTTCGAGCACTGTTAGATGGGTCATCGGGCCGAATGGGACAACAGTCACCTTCCCCGAGGAAATGGGTCTGCCTAGTTTATTTGATCCGAAACCTAAAGG ATATCCTCCTCCAAGAGAAACCTGTGCTGGACCATCTTGCAGCAACCCTTATAAGTATCGACATTCCAAATCGAAGCTTCCTCTGTGCAGTCTGAAATGCTACAAGGCAGTTGATTCAATAGAAACAaaagttgaagaagatgatggaaAGGACAAACTTGCAGCAGAAACAGCAGAAGCCAATCAGCCAGGGATTTGA